The proteins below are encoded in one region of Candidatus Krumholzibacteriota bacterium:
- a CDS encoding glycosyltransferase family 39 protein, with protein sequence MTIGARHRRTGLLFAAILLVAVILRIVFFVELSRSPLGDIEPLDVRFYRETAAAMASGNGFPAGPLTFNPLYPVLLSVLFRLFGAGFLAARILNAAFGVLTIALVFFAARQLAGGAAGGETNGGDASAARAGTGRADAAGLVAAAAAVLYPQFVLYEGSLLATSAVTFLFAAAFCLALGIDEVLGGGLAGGRTPGDGPAATQTPGRLRIGRRSVSLRGAIFLLGIVAGLGVLGRPNLFGLLLPLLAARFLFLAAQTGAAGGHDAAAGGARKAAAMNWKAGAAAAALLVAGAILPAIPAAIHNARAGGPPLPLPAHGGINLYIGNRPGGTGAFEPPEGMRADMRGLVADARQIASREAGRELSDAEASVFWSARARDVIAAD encoded by the coding sequence ATGACCATCGGGGCGCGACATCGACGGACGGGCCTCCTGTTCGCCGCGATCCTTCTCGTCGCCGTCATTCTGCGGATCGTCTTCTTCGTCGAGCTGTCCCGTTCGCCGCTCGGCGACATCGAACCGCTCGACGTGCGGTTCTACCGGGAGACGGCCGCCGCCATGGCGTCCGGGAACGGATTCCCCGCGGGGCCGCTCACCTTCAATCCCCTCTATCCCGTCCTCCTCTCCGTGCTGTTCCGGCTCTTCGGCGCGGGATTCCTCGCGGCGAGGATCCTCAACGCGGCCTTCGGCGTCCTCACGATCGCGCTCGTCTTTTTCGCCGCCAGGCAACTCGCCGGCGGGGCGGCTGGCGGGGAGACGAACGGCGGGGACGCGTCCGCGGCGAGAGCCGGCACGGGCCGCGCCGACGCTGCGGGGCTCGTCGCGGCCGCCGCGGCGGTCCTCTATCCGCAGTTCGTACTCTACGAGGGGAGCCTTCTCGCCACCTCCGCCGTGACCTTCCTCTTCGCGGCGGCCTTCTGTCTCGCGCTCGGGATCGACGAGGTCCTCGGCGGCGGACTGGCGGGCGGCCGGACGCCGGGCGACGGGCCGGCGGCCACACAAACGCCGGGGCGCCTCCGCATCGGGCGGCGGTCCGTGTCGCTCCGCGGCGCGATCTTCCTTCTCGGGATCGTCGCGGGGCTCGGCGTTCTCGGCCGCCCGAATCTCTTCGGGCTCCTCCTGCCCCTTCTCGCCGCGCGTTTCCTGTTTCTGGCCGCGCAAACGGGGGCGGCGGGCGGGCACGACGCGGCCGCGGGAGGCGCGCGCAAAGCGGCCGCGATGAACTGGAAGGCGGGGGCGGCGGCCGCCGCCCTGCTCGTCGCCGGCGCGATCCTCCCGGCGATCCCCGCCGCGATCCACAACGCGCGCGCCGGCGGCCCGCCGCTGCCCCTCCCCGCGCACGGCGGGATCAACCTTTACATCGGCAACCGGCCGGGCGGGACGGGGGCCTTCGAGCCGCCCGAGGGGATGCGCGCGGACATGCGGGGGCTCGTGGCGGACGCCCGGCAGATCGCCTCGCGCGAGGCGGGCCGGGAGCTCTCCGACGCCGAGGCGTCTGTTTTCTGGTCGGCGCGGGCCCGCGACGTGATCGCGGCGGACC
- a CDS encoding glycosyltransferase family 2 protein, with the protein MVIVNWNTGGQLRDCVASIPGALDGGVSLRRVVVVDNASIDGSDQIDAPPEIALEIVRNEENRGFAAACNQGARGSVADLLLFLNPDTRLLADSLSVPVAFLSGAAGEQTAVVGITLLDEAGRSNRACARFPTPPLLLHRMLGLDRLFPRLFPGYRMEAWDHAESRDVDQVTGAFFLVRRAPFEAAGGFDERFFVYMEELDLSLRLARAGWRSRYLAEAAAFHRGGGASGSDVAARLFYGARSRILYAQKHFGGATAAGLLLAACLLEPAARFAAALARRDGAGLKAAARGYTMLWRDLPRIVAAGRQTRPRRGQAERNGNGCGGPAPRSGKDGR; encoded by the coding sequence ATCGTCATCGTCAACTGGAACACCGGCGGGCAGCTCCGCGACTGCGTGGCCTCGATCCCCGGCGCCCTGGACGGCGGGGTCTCCCTCCGGCGGGTCGTCGTCGTCGACAACGCGTCGATTGACGGCTCCGACCAAATCGATGCACCCCCGGAAATCGCGCTCGAGATCGTCCGCAACGAAGAGAACCGCGGGTTCGCCGCCGCGTGCAACCAGGGAGCGCGGGGAAGCGTCGCCGATCTCCTCCTCTTCCTCAATCCCGACACCCGGCTCCTCGCCGACTCGCTCTCCGTGCCCGTCGCCTTCCTCTCCGGCGCCGCGGGAGAGCAAACGGCGGTCGTCGGGATCACGCTCCTCGACGAGGCGGGCAGGTCGAACCGCGCCTGCGCGCGGTTCCCGACGCCGCCTCTCCTCCTCCACCGCATGCTCGGCCTCGACCGGCTCTTTCCGCGGCTGTTTCCCGGCTACCGGATGGAGGCGTGGGATCACGCGGAGAGCCGCGACGTCGACCAGGTGACCGGCGCCTTCTTCCTCGTCCGGCGCGCGCCTTTCGAAGCGGCCGGAGGGTTCGACGAGCGCTTCTTCGTCTACATGGAGGAGCTCGACCTCTCGCTCCGACTCGCCCGCGCGGGCTGGCGAAGCCGCTATCTCGCCGAGGCCGCCGCTTTCCACCGCGGAGGCGGGGCGTCGGGGAGCGACGTGGCCGCGCGGCTCTTCTACGGGGCGCGCAGCCGCATCCTCTACGCGCAAAAGCATTTCGGGGGGGCAACTGCCGCCGGGCTCCTCCTGGCCGCCTGTCTCCTCGAGCCGGCGGCCCGGTTCGCCGCCGCCCTCGCGCGGCGCGACGGGGCCGGCTTGAAGGCGGCGGCGCGCGGGTATACAATGCTCTGGCGCGACCTGCCGCGGATCGTCGCGGCGGGCCGGCAAACGCGGCCCCGCCGCGGGCAAGCGGAACGAAACGGGAACGGGTGCGGCGGGCCGGCGCCGCGGAGCGGAAAGGACGGACGATGA
- a CDS encoding glycosyltransferase, which produces MTPAARRVLMLCYHYPPMANGGVPRSVSFARRLPALGWEPVVFTTGRFGGGPGAAGERVVRVSEPHGAVLSRAAAGDADAGGEGAGAAGGGVIDRARRALLRFADRRLMIPDNKIRWALRARGEARRIVRQERIDLVYSTSPPHSTHLLALRLARRSALPWVMDLRDPWTIEPIIDAAGSDPLRRRIEEGMEAACVGAAAAVVLNTPEAAARYRERYPAAAGRIHCVTNGWDADEMAAADALSGRSAEAIGGARFVAAHIGTFERRAGRNRPPAALLDALVVLVSRGELVPGRDRVLFVGEAGGEAPALLEEAGLTSLVLLTGPLPRRDALAIARRADLLLLVETARDSRFYVRGKLYEYIGAGGWILGLVSPGATRDLLEASGRGGAVDPGDTEAIAAAIRRIHREPARPPTRRGFDAGRYERGRLAAELARILDEAAKGR; this is translated from the coding sequence ATGACGCCCGCTGCGCGCCGCGTCCTCATGCTCTGCTACCACTACCCGCCGATGGCGAACGGCGGCGTGCCGCGGAGCGTTTCCTTCGCCCGGCGCCTGCCGGCGCTCGGCTGGGAGCCGGTCGTTTTCACGACGGGGCGATTCGGCGGCGGACCCGGCGCGGCGGGAGAGCGCGTCGTGCGGGTCTCCGAGCCGCACGGCGCCGTGCTGAGCCGCGCCGCCGCCGGCGACGCGGACGCGGGTGGCGAGGGCGCCGGTGCGGCCGGCGGCGGCGTGATCGATCGGGCGCGCCGGGCACTGCTTCGCTTCGCGGACCGGCGGCTCATGATCCCGGACAACAAGATCCGCTGGGCGCTCCGCGCCCGCGGCGAGGCGCGCAGGATCGTACGGCAGGAGCGGATCGATCTCGTCTACTCCACCTCGCCGCCGCACTCCACCCACCTGCTCGCCCTGCGCCTCGCCCGCCGGAGCGCGCTGCCCTGGGTGATGGATCTGCGCGATCCGTGGACGATCGAACCGATCATCGACGCCGCGGGCAGCGACCCGCTCCGGCGGCGGATCGAGGAGGGGATGGAGGCGGCGTGCGTCGGTGCGGCGGCCGCCGTCGTCCTCAACACGCCGGAGGCGGCGGCGCGCTACCGCGAACGGTATCCCGCCGCGGCCGGCCGCATCCACTGCGTCACGAACGGCTGGGACGCCGACGAGATGGCGGCCGCGGACGCACTCTCCGGGCGCAGCGCGGAGGCGATCGGCGGCGCCCGCTTCGTCGCGGCCCATATCGGCACCTTCGAACGGCGCGCCGGGCGGAACCGGCCGCCCGCGGCCCTTCTCGACGCGCTCGTCGTCCTCGTATCGCGGGGGGAACTCGTGCCCGGCCGCGATCGCGTCCTCTTCGTCGGGGAGGCGGGCGGGGAGGCGCCGGCGCTTCTCGAGGAGGCGGGGCTCACCTCGCTCGTGCTTCTCACCGGCCCGCTGCCCCGCCGCGACGCCCTCGCCATCGCGCGCCGCGCCGATCTCCTGCTCCTCGTCGAGACGGCCCGCGACTCGCGCTTCTACGTGCGCGGCAAGCTCTACGAGTACATCGGCGCCGGTGGCTGGATCCTCGGGCTCGTCTCGCCGGGGGCCACGCGCGACCTGCTCGAGGCCTCGGGGCGCGGCGGCGCGGTGGACCCGGGCGACACGGAGGCGATCGCCGCGGCGATCCGGCGGATACACCGCGAACCCGCACGACCACCGACAAGACGGGGATTCGACGCCGGCCGCTACGAGCGGGGACGGCTCGCCGCGGAACTCGCCCGCATCCTCGACGAAGCGGCGAAGGGGAGGTGA
- a CDS encoding flippase — MKDSGFRITSALRKIIVNTGWLFSLKVLRILIGLFVSVWLARYLGPDRFGAFSYAIAFVTLFTPIAQLGLEGLVVRDIVREPAERGEILGTVFFLRLVGGAVAFAAASLSIALVRDDAAIRIMTAIIAFGILFRAFDSIDLWFQSQVESKYPVIARAVALLLASAGKVAMILARAPVVAFAAVATFEMVAVAGGLVAVYRLRGLRLSAWRFRLARARDLLGQSWTLILSGVLSILYLRIDQVMLGGMIGDEAVGIYSTAVRLSEVWYFVPVAISSSVFPALVRARERDGDLYRRRLQQLYDFLAATALATAVVFTVGAGPLVRLLFGAQYAGAAPILAIHIWAGLFVFLRAGLGRWLLTEGFMTFFFYSNAIGCAANVALNLVLIPRYGGIGAATATIVTYALATFGACAVYRPARSAGRMMLLALAVPLRIPSILARRRRDG, encoded by the coding sequence ATGAAGGACAGCGGATTCAGGATCACCTCGGCCCTCAGGAAGATCATCGTCAACACCGGCTGGCTCTTCTCGCTCAAGGTGCTCAGGATCCTCATCGGCCTCTTCGTCAGCGTCTGGCTGGCCCGCTATCTCGGCCCCGACCGTTTCGGCGCCTTCAGCTACGCGATCGCCTTCGTCACCCTCTTCACGCCGATCGCGCAGCTGGGCCTCGAGGGGCTCGTCGTGCGGGACATCGTCCGCGAGCCGGCCGAGCGGGGCGAGATCCTCGGCACCGTCTTCTTCCTGCGTCTCGTGGGGGGCGCGGTCGCATTCGCCGCCGCCTCCCTCTCGATCGCGCTCGTCCGCGACGACGCCGCGATCAGGATCATGACGGCGATCATCGCCTTCGGCATCCTCTTCCGCGCCTTCGACTCCATCGACCTCTGGTTCCAGTCGCAGGTCGAGTCGAAGTACCCCGTCATCGCCCGCGCCGTCGCCCTCCTGCTCGCCTCGGCGGGGAAGGTGGCGATGATCCTCGCCCGGGCGCCGGTCGTCGCCTTCGCGGCGGTGGCCACCTTCGAGATGGTCGCCGTCGCCGGCGGGCTCGTCGCCGTCTACCGGCTGCGCGGCCTGCGGCTCTCCGCGTGGCGGTTCCGCCTCGCCCGTGCCCGCGATCTCCTCGGCCAATCGTGGACCCTCATCCTCTCCGGCGTCCTCTCGATCCTCTACCTCAGGATCGACCAGGTGATGCTCGGGGGGATGATCGGCGACGAGGCGGTCGGCATCTACTCCACCGCGGTGCGGCTCTCCGAGGTGTGGTACTTCGTGCCCGTCGCCATCTCCTCCTCGGTCTTCCCCGCCCTCGTGCGCGCCCGCGAGCGCGACGGCGATCTCTACCGGCGTCGCCTCCAGCAGCTCTACGATTTCCTCGCCGCGACGGCCCTCGCCACGGCGGTCGTCTTCACCGTCGGCGCCGGTCCGCTCGTGCGCCTGCTCTTCGGCGCGCAGTACGCCGGCGCCGCCCCGATCCTGGCGATACACATCTGGGCGGGGCTCTTCGTCTTCCTCCGCGCCGGCCTCGGCCGGTGGCTCCTCACCGAGGGGTTCATGACCTTCTTCTTCTACTCCAACGCGATCGGCTGCGCTGCGAACGTCGCGCTCAACCTCGTCCTCATCCCGCGCTACGGCGGGATCGGCGCGGCGACGGCCACGATCGTCACCTACGCGCTGGCCACCTTCGGCGCATGCGCCGTCTACCGGCCGGCCCGGTCCGCCGGGCGGATGATGCTCCTCGCCCTCGCCGTCCCGCTGCGCATACCGTCGATCCTCGCCCGGAGACGGCGCGATGGCTGA
- a CDS encoding T9SS type A sorting domain-containing protein yields the protein MMRPCFRPTRFRWHVPAALLAAAFLSAATPAAAQGPYRLIHGDILRHAESPDAARLLAPPPTAGQLAYDVLHYDLDVAIFPGVREIDGTVAVTVSCLAAGLDSIELDLDPSYGVLMTTDAGGMPLARTRPGDHVVIHLAGPLAAGEETTVVVHWTGSPEAADEPGLFFREYLGEPLVFSLSQPWSARAWWPCKDVPEDKATFDLAFAVPAGLVAASNGVLVESGPDTLRGEPCDVYRWRTNHPMAVYLASVAAYPYTTIEDVFEYAPGDTMPVVHYVFPSREWVCRQDFSITVPALGFFSSIFGPYPFADEKYGAALCDIGGGMEHQTLTSYGWQLADGTHRYDWVFVHEMSHQWFGDAVTCHDWSEIWLNEGFASYAEALWFEHVDGPAALRDYMDAKDRPDRWHGPILRDPDVDDPMYYFDDVVYNKAAWMLHMLRRVVGDAVFFAALESYAGDPRYRYATARTEDFRAVCEALYGHSLNWFFDEWLIRDDRLQVRWEWSQSLLAGEIVLTLLVTQLQSTAYTMPIDCAIETTSGTTEERIWIYSPADTFTFVLDRPAIDIRLDDGHWVLCDRIAGGATAAEIPAPTALRGAFPNPCNPSTTIRFDLASPGRVALRLYDVRGALVRVLLDERLGTGGWEIAWDGRNDAGRPLAAGVYFCRLRAAGETFTSKIVLAR from the coding sequence ATGATGAGACCCTGTTTCCGACCCACACGGTTCCGGTGGCACGTCCCCGCCGCGCTCTTGGCGGCGGCCTTCCTCTCGGCGGCGACGCCGGCGGCGGCGCAGGGTCCCTATCGCCTCATCCACGGCGACATCCTCCGGCACGCGGAATCCCCGGACGCCGCCCGGCTCCTCGCCCCGCCCCCGACGGCGGGGCAGCTGGCGTACGACGTCCTCCACTACGACCTCGACGTTGCCATCTTCCCCGGGGTCCGCGAGATCGACGGCACGGTCGCCGTGACCGTCTCCTGCCTCGCCGCCGGACTCGATTCGATCGAGCTGGACCTCGATCCCTCCTATGGCGTCCTCATGACGACCGACGCCGGCGGCATGCCACTCGCACGGACCCGGCCGGGCGACCACGTCGTGATCCATCTCGCCGGGCCCCTCGCCGCGGGCGAGGAAACGACGGTCGTCGTCCACTGGACCGGCAGCCCCGAGGCGGCCGACGAGCCGGGGCTCTTCTTCCGCGAGTATCTCGGCGAGCCGCTCGTCTTCTCGCTCAGCCAGCCGTGGAGCGCCCGGGCCTGGTGGCCCTGCAAGGACGTCCCGGAGGACAAGGCGACCTTCGATCTCGCCTTCGCCGTTCCCGCCGGGCTCGTCGCGGCGTCGAACGGCGTGCTCGTCGAGAGCGGGCCCGACACACTGCGGGGAGAGCCCTGCGACGTGTACCGGTGGCGCACGAATCACCCGATGGCCGTCTACCTCGCCTCGGTGGCCGCCTATCCGTACACGACGATCGAGGATGTCTTCGAATACGCGCCAGGCGACACGATGCCCGTCGTCCACTACGTCTTCCCGTCGCGGGAATGGGTGTGCCGCCAGGACTTCTCGATCACCGTGCCGGCCCTCGGGTTCTTCTCCTCGATCTTCGGCCCCTATCCCTTCGCCGACGAGAAGTACGGCGCGGCCCTCTGCGACATCGGCGGCGGCATGGAGCACCAGACCCTGACGAGCTACGGCTGGCAACTGGCCGACGGAACGCACCGCTACGACTGGGTCTTCGTCCACGAGATGTCGCACCAGTGGTTCGGCGACGCCGTCACCTGCCATGACTGGAGCGAGATCTGGCTGAACGAGGGGTTCGCCTCCTACGCCGAGGCGCTGTGGTTCGAGCATGTGGACGGCCCGGCGGCGCTCCGCGACTACATGGACGCGAAGGACCGCCCCGACCGGTGGCACGGCCCGATCCTCCGCGACCCGGACGTGGACGACCCGATGTACTACTTCGACGACGTCGTCTACAACAAGGCCGCGTGGATGCTCCACATGCTCCGTCGCGTCGTCGGCGACGCGGTCTTCTTCGCCGCCCTCGAGAGCTACGCCGGCGACCCTCGCTACCGCTACGCGACGGCGCGCACGGAGGATTTCCGGGCGGTGTGCGAGGCACTGTACGGCCATTCCCTCAACTGGTTCTTCGACGAGTGGCTCATCCGCGACGACCGGCTCCAGGTGCGCTGGGAGTGGAGCCAGAGCCTCCTCGCCGGTGAGATCGTCCTCACCCTGCTGGTGACCCAGCTCCAGTCGACGGCCTACACGATGCCGATCGACTGCGCCATCGAGACGACGTCCGGCACGACGGAGGAGCGGATCTGGATTTACTCGCCGGCCGACACATTCACCTTCGTCCTCGACCGGCCGGCGATCGACATCCGTCTCGACGACGGCCACTGGGTGCTCTGCGACCGGATCGCCGGCGGCGCGACCGCCGCGGAGATCCCCGCGCCGACGGCCCTGCGCGGGGCCTTCCCCAACCCCTGCAATCCCTCGACGACGATCCGCTTCGATCTCGCCTCCCCCGGGCGGGTCGCCCTGCGCCTCTACGACGTCCGCGGCGCCCTCGTGCGCGTCCTGCTCGACGAGCGCCTCGGCACCGGCGGATGGGAGATCGCCTGGGACGGACGGAACGACGCAGGGCGCCCCCTCGCCGCGGGCGTCTACTTCTGCCGCCTCCGGGCCGCGGGAGAGACCTTCACCTCGAAGATCGTCCTCGCCCGCTGA
- a CDS encoding aminotransferase class V-fold PLP-dependent enzyme: protein MDRASGSIDWQGYRADFPATERLVYYNNAAISPLSTRARSAADAVAAAFEREGILCEKRVFGRVGEIRKAAATLIGAAPEEIAFTRNTTQGVLIAANGIRWRAGENVVLPSVEFPANVYPWMAQRRRGVELRFVEPRDGIVTTEMIEAACDGRTRAVTVSWVQFSSGYRVDLARLGAFCRESGILLHVDAIQGLGALACDVERLGIDLLSAGGHKWLLAVPGIGLLYCRRGLLDELDVWNPGWLGVKDAWNFLDYRLEWRPDAARFEEGSANLLGVAALGAAIDRFLEIGPAAVEERVLYLAGALADGLADRGHELVTPREDDRRAGIVCFRLAGGGTDEAFAALREAGVVASLREGAIRLSPHFFNDEMDMSRFFTALDRSAGRSHKGRSHG from the coding sequence ATGGACCGGGCTTCCGGATCGATCGACTGGCAGGGCTACCGCGCCGATTTTCCGGCGACGGAGCGGCTCGTCTATTACAACAACGCGGCGATCAGCCCCCTCTCCACGCGGGCGCGGTCGGCCGCGGACGCCGTCGCGGCCGCCTTCGAGCGCGAGGGGATCCTCTGCGAAAAGCGCGTCTTCGGGCGCGTCGGCGAGATCCGGAAGGCGGCGGCGACGCTCATCGGGGCCGCCCCCGAGGAGATCGCCTTCACCCGCAACACCACGCAGGGCGTCCTGATCGCGGCGAACGGCATCCGCTGGCGCGCCGGCGAGAACGTCGTCCTCCCCTCCGTGGAATTTCCCGCGAACGTCTACCCGTGGATGGCGCAGCGGCGCCGCGGCGTCGAACTGCGCTTCGTCGAGCCCCGCGACGGCATCGTGACGACGGAGATGATCGAGGCGGCCTGCGACGGCCGGACGCGCGCCGTCACCGTCTCCTGGGTGCAGTTCTCCTCCGGCTACCGCGTCGATCTCGCCCGGCTCGGCGCCTTCTGCCGGGAAAGCGGGATCCTGCTGCACGTGGACGCGATCCAGGGACTCGGCGCCCTCGCCTGCGACGTCGAGCGCCTGGGGATCGATCTGCTCTCGGCGGGAGGGCACAAGTGGCTCCTCGCCGTGCCGGGGATCGGTCTCCTCTACTGCCGGCGCGGGCTCCTCGACGAGCTCGACGTGTGGAATCCCGGCTGGCTCGGCGTGAAGGACGCGTGGAACTTCCTCGACTACAGGCTCGAATGGCGTCCCGACGCGGCGCGCTTCGAGGAGGGCTCGGCGAACCTCCTCGGCGTCGCCGCGCTGGGGGCGGCGATCGACCGCTTTCTCGAGATCGGGCCGGCCGCCGTCGAGGAGCGTGTGCTTTATCTCGCCGGCGCGCTCGCCGACGGCCTCGCCGACCGGGGCCACGAGCTCGTCACGCCCCGCGAAGACGACCGGCGGGCGGGGATCGTCTGCTTCCGCCTCGCCGGCGGCGGCACGGACGAGGCCTTCGCCGCACTCCGGGAGGCGGGCGTCGTGGCGAGCCTCCGCGAGGGGGCCATCCGGCTGAGCCCTCATTTCTTCAACGACGAAATGGACATGTCGCGTTTCTTCACCGCGCTCGACCGGTCGGCCGGGCGCTCGCACAAAGGACGGAGCCATGGCTGA
- a CDS encoding M20/M25/M40 family metallo-hydrolase — protein MRTTGSALRRGLCLCLVVFAVDVSADTPRCVPCDIVGRVSRDAIEQTVRHLSGADSFRIDGVAARLHTRHATSPEKYLAAAYLLDRARAAGYEPEIREFLLSIDRPDLTGVALATGCDTVWAGNLDGGICMATAAGGWDRFEACCALGHRVMDLDVDPSGRLWAAVGLSGGGLGALLVSTDGGRSFEERAQGANVFTLHEVDLAFPPFGVACGSVGTFLVTVDDGGYWFPVPAPRFSYLGLNGCAMTGPMHIWAVADGGRLFESVDMGGNWTSRSLTSQPLRDIDFHESGRGVIVGLEGAWHTADGGVTWTSSPVPEAMRAVEMVDSLTAVAAGENGTVWLSEDGGATWASISAGEPGVWRIAADTACVWVVGGEIARRVRLDPPAVEGRWDLSDSLSGINLVFRLPGLREPDRRIVLCAHYDSQSSTPLVCGPGADDNASGTAAVLESARALAGERPEKTIEFVFFDGEEMGLLGSRHFAAHLDDGAVYEAVVNIDMIGWDEGGDRSVEVAGRAGFAPDSLLFVLLDETAEAIGSPLSPHLLVNEMPISDHVSFYDLGIPSVLVIEGKKNELTPHYHSCTDVAAYVDFEYAAHCTRAALGAVVLLAGVEAAADSIGVVVLRRNVPNPFSAATAISFDLPSRMRVDLGVYDVLGRRVASLIGGEIGPGEIAYRWDGVGSGGRRLASGVYFLRLRAGAAEQVRKVVIVR, from the coding sequence ATGCGCACCACGGGTTCCGCGCTCCGTCGCGGACTGTGCCTGTGTCTTGTCGTATTCGCGGTCGACGTCTCGGCCGATACGCCACGGTGCGTGCCCTGCGACATCGTCGGGCGCGTGAGCCGGGATGCGATCGAGCAGACCGTCCGGCATCTCTCCGGCGCCGATTCCTTCCGGATCGACGGCGTGGCCGCGCGCCTCCACACGCGTCACGCGACCTCCCCCGAGAAGTACCTCGCCGCCGCGTACCTCCTCGACCGCGCGCGGGCCGCCGGCTACGAGCCGGAGATCCGCGAGTTCCTCCTCTCGATCGACCGGCCCGACCTCACCGGTGTCGCCCTGGCGACCGGGTGCGACACCGTCTGGGCGGGGAATCTCGACGGGGGCATCTGCATGGCGACGGCGGCCGGCGGGTGGGATCGGTTCGAGGCGTGCTGCGCGCTGGGGCACCGCGTCATGGATCTCGACGTCGATCCGTCGGGCCGGCTCTGGGCGGCCGTCGGCCTCTCGGGGGGCGGTCTCGGCGCGCTCCTCGTCTCGACCGACGGCGGACGCTCCTTCGAGGAGCGCGCGCAGGGGGCGAACGTCTTCACCCTCCACGAGGTCGATCTGGCCTTTCCCCCCTTCGGCGTCGCATGCGGCTCGGTCGGCACCTTCCTCGTCACCGTCGACGACGGGGGCTACTGGTTTCCCGTGCCGGCGCCCAGGTTCTCCTATCTCGGCCTCAACGGCTGCGCGATGACCGGGCCGATGCACATCTGGGCCGTCGCCGACGGCGGGCGGCTCTTCGAGAGCGTCGACATGGGAGGCAACTGGACGAGCCGGAGCCTCACCTCCCAGCCGCTCCGGGACATCGATTTCCACGAGAGCGGGCGGGGCGTGATCGTGGGGCTCGAGGGGGCCTGGCACACCGCCGACGGCGGTGTCACCTGGACCTCCTCCCCGGTCCCGGAGGCGATGCGCGCCGTCGAGATGGTCGATTCCCTCACCGCCGTCGCTGCCGGGGAAAACGGGACGGTGTGGCTGAGCGAGGACGGGGGCGCCACGTGGGCCTCGATCTCGGCGGGCGAGCCGGGCGTCTGGCGGATCGCCGCCGACACGGCGTGCGTGTGGGTCGTCGGCGGGGAGATCGCCCGGCGGGTCCGTCTCGATCCGCCCGCCGTCGAGGGGCGCTGGGATCTCTCCGATTCGCTGTCCGGGATCAACCTCGTCTTCCGCCTGCCGGGGCTGCGGGAGCCCGACCGGCGGATCGTTCTCTGCGCGCACTACGACAGCCAGTCGAGCACGCCGCTCGTCTGCGGGCCGGGGGCCGACGACAACGCCAGCGGCACGGCGGCCGTCCTCGAATCCGCACGGGCCCTCGCCGGGGAGCGCCCGGAGAAGACGATCGAGTTCGTCTTCTTCGACGGCGAGGAGATGGGGCTCCTCGGCAGCAGGCATTTCGCGGCGCATCTCGATGACGGCGCCGTCTACGAGGCCGTGGTGAACATCGACATGATCGGATGGGACGAGGGGGGGGACCGCTCGGTCGAGGTCGCCGGACGCGCCGGCTTCGCTCCCGACTCGCTGCTCTTCGTCCTCTTAGACGAGACCGCAGAGGCGATCGGCAGCCCCCTGTCGCCGCATCTCCTCGTGAACGAGATGCCGATCAGCGACCACGTCTCGTTCTACGACCTGGGGATTCCGAGCGTGCTCGTGATCGAGGGGAAGAAGAACGAACTCACGCCGCATTACCATTCGTGCACTGACGTCGCCGCGTACGTCGATTTCGAGTACGCCGCCCACTGCACGCGGGCCGCGCTCGGCGCCGTCGTCCTTCTCGCGGGGGTGGAGGCGGCGGCCGACTCGATCGGGGTTGTCGTCCTCCGCCGGAACGTTCCCAACCCCTTCTCCGCCGCGACGGCCATCTCCTTCGACCTGCCCTCGCGCATGCGCGTCGATCTCGGCGTCTACGACGTGCTCGGGCGCCGCGTGGCCTCGCTGATCGGAGGCGAGATCGGCCCGGGGGAGATCGCCTACCGCTGGGACGGGGTCGGCTCCGGGGGGCGCCGCCTCGCGAGCGGCGTCTACTTCCTCCGCTTGCGCGCCGGCGCCGCCGAGCAGGTCCGCAAGGTCGTCATCGTCCGGTGA